The Panthera uncia isolate 11264 chromosome C1 unlocalized genomic scaffold, Puncia_PCG_1.0 HiC_scaffold_3, whole genome shotgun sequence genomic sequence CTCCTGGCCTTTTCTGGTGTGTgtttgggtggggtggggtcagaaGAGGGAGCTGGGTGGGAGCTGGCTTCTTATCCCCAATGAAGGAAGCAGGAGCCTGGGTCAGCTGAAGGCCAAGCTGTGCAAGCAGAGGGACTGAGTCTCTTCCCTGGGCCCTGCCTTCCAGCCACCTGGGGCTGCACAGGGCAGGAGAGACCCGCTGAACTCCCGAGGCTTCGCGTTCTTGCCCTCGGACCGGACTCACCCCAGGGCCCTCCCACCAAGTCCGACCCCAGGGCAGCGACATCTGGattccagggctgggggctgtggCCTCGTCTGAAATCCCACCGGGATGCTCCCCCATCCTCAGCGTCTCCAGAACAGGGGCCAgatttcctcccccctccctccttgtcctccttttccctcttctcctccccctgagCTGTCCCCTCGGACCATGAGTCCCGAGAGGCAGAACCCAGGTCATTGTCCAGATGGCAAGGCTCCGGGATGCTGCCACAGAGGATCAGGGATAGCCCGGGGCCTGGCGTCCAGCTGGGAGGGTCCCCTCACTGCATGGGGCTGCTGGCCCCGGCCACCTGCCCTAAGGCATCGTGGAGGGGCGGCCTCGGGGCAGGACGAGCGGGGACAGCCCCTGAGGCAGGTGGTTGTGTCTTTCAGACCCCTATGCTGAGCCACCGGCCATGCCCTACTGGCCTTTCTCCACCTCTGACTTCTGGAACTATGTGCAGTACTTCCAGACCCTGGGAGCCTACCCCCAGTTGGAGGACCTGGCCCGCACCTTCTTCGCTCACTTCCCCCTGGGGACCACCCTGGGGTTCCACGTCCCCTATCAGCAGGACTGAGCACCAGCCTGGATCCCTGGCCGCAAGCTCAATAAATTCCTCACCTGAGTCACACAAACGCTGGTGGTTTTCTTTCAAGAAACATCTCCAGTCAGGCCACATTTACTGTCTTATTCAACAAGCGAACCATGGCTCTGACTTGGGGCTTTGCTGTACTTGTCACCTAATAGCTGAAGTCACACACCCTTGGAGGGGCTGTGGGTCCCTGGAGTGCAGGGGGGACAGTGTCCCTGGGAGGGACTGCGGGTCCCCAGAGTGCAGGAAGGACTGTGTCcctgggaggggctgtgggtccCTGGAGTGCAGGGAAGATAGTGTCCCTGGGAGGGGCTGCGGGTCCCCTGGAGTGCAGGGGGGAAGTGCAGGAGGGAAGGGGTCCCCTGGAGTGCAGGGGGACAGTGTCCCTCGGAGGGGCTGCAGGTACCCTGGAGTGCAGGGGGGAAGTCGTCCTCTGGAGTGCAGGGGGGAAGTGCAGGAGGGAAGGGGTCCCCTGGAGTGCAAGGGCGACAGTGTCcctgggaggggctgtgggtccCCTGGAATGCACGGGGGAAGCGGTCCTCCAGAGCTATCTGCTCTCCTAGGCTCAGTGCAGCactactcacaatagccaagatgtgcaAACAGTGTAATTGCCATAGTTCCAGAAGGTAGTTCCAGAAGTCAGAGGTGGAGAAAGGCCAGGAGTGCCTGGGAGATCTCACTCCTCTATGGGAATAGGGGCTCCCATGTTTTGAAACTACTCAGAAGAGAAGCCTGTTGCTGACCATGGAGTAGTGGCTTCCTTTGTCTTTTGCTGGGGTGCTTCAGAGTGATTCGTGTTCACGGTGATTTCTGAGGCTCAACCATACTCCCGGTCTCTCCTCACCTCTTCCTGGGCCCCAGGCTGCATACTCAGGCCACAGTCCCCCTCATTCCCTGAGGGAATGAGCCCCCTCAGGCtcattccctgtctccctgccccacccttcccctcctccacttctcTTGCAGACTAGCTCCCAAGCCTACCTGCTTCCAAAGTCTAGCTCCGGTATCTTATGCCCTCCTCCCATCcacccttccccttcctgccccttccctcctacCCCCTTCTCTCAttcacatgctttaaaaaattatgataaaatacacatatcgTAAAATTTACCACTGTAACTATTtttaagcacattcacattgttgtgcaaccatcagcgccgccatccatctccagaactttctcatcttctccAACTGAACCTCTGTCCCCATTAGGCACTGAccgcccagcccctcccccagcccccagtgccCACCCTTCTGGTCTCCATCTCTGTGAATCTGACTATTGCAGGGACCTtctgtaagtagaatcatacagaatttgtATGACATCTCTTTTCACTGATCATAATGTCCtgaagcttcatccatgttgtagcaggtgtcagaatctccttcccttttatggctaaatagtattccatctTATGTATGTACAGAATACATCTTGCTCAGCCATTCTTCTATTAATAAAGACCTGAGATGCTTCTACACTTAGCTATTGTGaattgctatgaacatgggtgtgcaaatatctcatGAAGACCTTGCTTTCCCTTCCTTTGGGGATACACCCAGAGcgggactgctggatcatatggcatttctatgtttaatttttgaggctcccccacactgttttccgtgACAGCTGCACAATTTCCCTTCCCTGCCAGCAGTGCACAGGTGTTCCTATTTCCCCTCGTCCTctccagcacttgttattttctgggtttttaaatAGTGTTTGTTCCAATAAGCGTGAGGTGGTAGCTCACTGTGGTTTGGTTTGCATCTCCCTAATGCTTAATggtgttgaccatcttttcatgtgcttactggtcATTTGAACATCTACTTCACGGAAAGGTATATtcaagtcatttgcccattttgaaTTGGGATTTGTTGCTGTTGAGTTTTGtgggttctttatatatactgGATACTAATCCCTTaccatatgtgtacatgtgtatgtacgtgtacatacgtacatatatgtgtatgtaactTGTAAATACTTGCTCCCATCCGGTGGGTTGCCTCTTCACTGCATTGACCATTCACATTCTTTCATTCTAAGGTATAGTTGATGTACAATattattcgtttcaggtgtacaacatagtgattcgacaactGTACACACTCTGTCCTCATGCAATGTTATTACGGTGTCGTTGGCTGCGCCCCCAGGCTGGACTTTCCATTCCGCACACCTGCACCTGGGGGCTGCGAGTGTGTCTCTCCTGGTCCCCTCCCCATTGTCGCCCACCCCTCACCCCGCCCCTCTGGCAACAGCCCGTCTCTTTCTGAACACGCACATTCTTTAACGGGCATCTCTTGGGCaccgctctgtgccaggccccgtGGGCCGAGCCTTCCGTGCGCTCAGCTCCCCTCTGCGCCGACGGGCCTGAGGGGAGACCATAGAGTCGGCGGTCCTCCGGCGTCTAGACGCACCGCGGCCGGCGCTTACCGGAAGAGGCGTCAGGCGGGCCGGAAGTGAGCCGGGGACGCGGGAGACGCCGCAGGCGAGATGAAGCCGGCGGTGGACGAGATGTTCCCCGAGGGCGCCGGGCCCTATGTGGACCTGGACGAGGTGAGGGGGCGGCCGCGGGCagggggccggggcgggcggcggggacGGCGGCCTGCGCGGGCCCCACCCCCGTCCGAGCGGGCGCCCCGGGAGCCagcgggcggcgggcgggcgcTGCCCTGGGCCGTGGCGTCCTCCAGCCCGCGCGGCTGGCAGCCGGCCTGCGGCTCCTCGGGCCCGGCGAGCGCTACGGACGACAGGCCGGAGTTCGGGCCTGTGCTCGGGGCTTTGCGCCGGGTTGCGTGCTGGCCGGGTGTGAGGGTGGGTCCCCGGCCGTGGGTCCGTGTTGTCCGGCAGGAGGCACGACTGGAGCCAGGCTGGGAAGCCGTCGTCGGGAAAGACGCGGCCGTCGGCCTAGGGAGCCGGGGGAATGGGCGCTTGGCATGTGTGTGTTGCACGGTGACCCTGTTCTCCTGCAGTCGTGCAGGTTACGAAGGGGTCTTGCGTTTTCGTCTCACTGCGTCCTGGCCACGGGGTGATCTCGGCTGATGGCGGTGTTGGTGAGCTGGTAGCGCCGCGGCCCAGCTCGAAGTGTCAGGTCCGCCCCATCGATGTCTGGGCCTCATTTCCCCTTTCTCAAAGCTTAGGGGGACAGACCCTGCGTCCGTGCTCCCTGAAATAGGGGCATGACCGAAGCTGATTGCAGACGCTAAGTGGAATAGAGTCGCGAGTGCCCTGATGGAGGCGCCCTCCCGGCTTTGGGGTGGCCCGGCTCGGGTTTAGGAGAGCAGCTGACTGTGGGCGAATGCTGAAAGCATAGTGTTTGCTAACTAGTCGTGGTGGAAGAGGAAGTCCTGGCAGGAGCCGAGTCCAGCAGGCTGTAAGGTGCCCGAGCTCGGGGAGAGATTGCAGCTGGAAAAGGGGGCGGGGCTGGGTCACCAAGTGGCTTGTAGCTGTGCCGGGTCGGGTGGGCTGGCTGCACCCCACCCTTGAAGCACTGCCACCGAACCCCAGCTTCTCAGTCCTTTGTTAAAGGCATTTCCCTAGGCAGTGTGGACTCACTTGAGGGCTTTGCTCCAGTCTGCTTCCTAGCAGGTCACTCTGGAGAGTTTGGGGATTGGGTTTGGAGGTGGGAGAGTGGAATGCTGCGAACGGAAGCCTTGAGGAGGGTCTGAAGGAAGGCAACACCTGTAGGTGGTAGTCGGGACTCACTCAGCAGAGTCTGTCATTGGTGGAATCTGCAGGGCTTACTTGGccatggggaagggggagggaggttgaggagagaggagagcatcTTGGGCTTTTCTCCCGGGTTTGGGTTACTGACGACAGCCACGAAGAGGAAGGTGGGAGACACTCAGCTCCAGGGAGCCTGGAGAAGGTAGAGCAGACAGCCTGGGCACGTGGGGGGTAGCAGCGGGGACCGGTGGGCGGGGGCCTGTGCTCTGCCCTCACTGTGTGACTCTCACAGACACCCTGAATCCTGAGGGCATCAGATTGCCCCACTTTGGCTGTGGCACGATTTTCCTGCCCCCGAAGTTGTGGCGGTGGGAGGTCCTGTGACCGCACCCCACAGAGCCCCTGGTCAGCAGGTCACTTTCCCAAGGGAAGCAGTTTAATTCCCAGAAGAAGCAGGGGGCAGTCCAGAGCAGAGAACTCGTCAGGCGCAGTTTTGCACGTTTGGGGCCCGGCCTCTGTGGCAACATCATATAGGGAATTAGAACCTCTACGCCAGGCCTACAGAGACGTGGTGGTGTTCCGGGGACAGCAGGATTCTGTTTCAACAGTAGGAGGAATGAAGGAGACCTTCAAGATGATTCCTCGGAAtgctgcccctcccacccactTCCTTTGCCTGGAACTAATTTTTGACTCCCACCTGGGCACCtttccctccctcaccttcccctgccctggaggggcgtggcttctcttgaaaaacagCACTGACATATTCTCACCTTTCCTTTCCCAGGCCGGAGGCAGCACCGGGCTCCTGATGGATTTGGCAGCCAATGAAAAGGCAGTTCATGCCGACTTTTTTAACGGTAAGGACACCGGGATCGGGGGTCCCGGGTCTAATCGAATGTCTCTCTGTGTGTTGTAAGTGGGGTGCTTTGTGATGAGAGTGCTTGGGGTCAGAGGACAGGGAAGCCCAGCTGTGTGCGGTTCTCAGACGCGGCGCGGTGCGTAGGAGGTGACAGCACGGCTGTCAGCGCTGGCCGTCAGCCTTGTTCTTCAGGAGGACAAGTAGCGTAAAATTGCCCCGGTCGTAGTGTGTTTTTACACAAGTAGCGTAAAAATGCCTACTTGCACTCCAGTAGTTGAACTTGAGCTGCAGCCACACTTCGGACACGGGTGTGGGAGCCCCATCCTGCCTTCTCATCTCTGCTGCACCCTGACagctgctttcctttcctttcctgtgtccCTGGGCTCTGGTTGGTCGGCTCCCTTAGCACAGCGACACCGGCTGTCCCCTCCCTTGTCTCTGAGGGCAGGACTCACTAGTATTTAAGAGCTTTAGCGCTAGTTACCAGGCACATGGGTGGTAAGTGTGGTGGAAACAGTTGATGTGACACCTTCCCGCGTGTCACGGGGGCATTTCTCTGTGTTCCGACTTCCCAAGGCCCTGTTCCTACAGAATGTACTAATTCACACTAAGGGTTTGAATCGTAAACGGAAACACGAGAGGGATCTTCCTCGGAGGGTTAAGTGCGATTTTCTCTCCTTGTCACCTTTCTTTCATCTGGGCGCCCGCTGCTCCAAAGACCTTCTGTCGCTAGTTAGTGGCAGCTGGGATGCGATCTGGCCACACTGGTTTGATGTACCAACCCCGCTccctcacccctacccccacccccaccccctcctcggAGTCCGAGGCTGTGGTAGTTTATCTGGCATCTTTTTAGCAAGTTGTCTGAAAAGAGAAGCCAGTCTTCCCAGGGAGTCGGGCCGCTCCCGAGGCAGCATCTGGGCTTCCCCCAGCCGTGAGGACTGGACCCCGTTTCTCTACGCTTTCCAGAGCGCCATGTGAAAGCCCTCGCTCACGTGGGGTGATCTCGGGGCCCTTACCCCAAGCAGGGTGGGGTGATCCCTGACACCACCCGACCTGCTCCCACATGTGGTGATCTCCTTCAAGGTCCCACGCGTCTTGTGGGTTTACAAACAGTTGGCTGTGTTCAAGTTCATGTGGTTTCTAAAAATAGCGCTTTAATTCTGCCAAGGAAGTATCTGGGAGGGACCTGGGCTGCTCTGCCGCGGGAGCACGGAGCGGCATGAGCAGTGTGGCCTCCTCCCTCTGGGCCAGGGCTAGAAAGGGAAGGAGCACAGAAGAGCTCCACGCTGCGTCAGCCTGCCCCTGCCAGCTTGCGAGGTGCACACCGCCCGTCGGGTTGTGGCGGTCCCAAGTGTTACTGCGAGGACGCCGTGAGCGTTTGGATGGGGTTTCTTCTGAGTGCTTCTCGCTGCTCAAGCAGAGGCTCTGTCCTCTTGCCACCTGGGCTCTGGGGTTCAGACCACGAACAAGGCTTGCCCTCTTCACCCACTGTGTTGCAAAGTAGGGGAGTGTTAGACAAGACGGCACGTAGGGGCGGTCGTGACGAGAGCCAGAGGCGGGTGGCATTGTTTCTGGGAGCACATCAGAGGGCGGTTTATTGGGGGGGGTGACACCCCAGCAGAGGTTGGAGGGTGTGACGAGttagctggggctgggggctggggacagagtgCTCGGAGCCGTAGGCCACAGGCCAGCCCAGGTGTGGGACCGCTCACGTCGGTGCGGTGGGGACACAGCCGGGCAGGAGGTCTCTGGGACAGCACCTTCCCTGTGACAGCCTGGATGTGCGGAGACGTGACTGGGGCTTTCCACTGCCCTCTTTGTAGCTCACTGTTTATCCTGCACCGTTTTGAACGCCCGGTACTACACGGGGCTCTTTGATACCCTTTCCCCAACGTGACAGCAAGGTGTGCCCCTGGTAGCGGGTTTAGGAAATGCATAGACACGTAGACGATGACCGCCCATCGCAGCAGGTAGGGCGCTGGGAGTTTGTAGCGCTTCTTCCAGTAGGAAGGGCTCAGTGTCTGCAGACTCCCTTAGAGACAACCACTCTAGCGTGGCTCAGTGCTTCTGGCGCCTTCCTCCCGCCTGCCCTCTGCGCTCCCCTCGCGGTGGGGTCTTCTGGCAGCCTTCCAGCTGCAGCACCTCACCTCCGCCTGTGTGCGCTTTCTTGATTGTCACCGACACAGGGGATTAGAGATGCGTTCTAGACTCCTGTGTCCCCTGGGACTGTCTGACCTTGGGATAAAATGGAGTCGGTCGTGGGGTCCCTTCAATCGTGTACTGTTTTCTCCCTGTTTTGAATGTCTGTGTAATTCATCGTGAACTTGTTTTCTCAGTTGTTTGCCTCATGTGCCCCATTAATGCGTGGTTTTGTTCGTTTGTATAGATTTTGAAGATCTCTTTGATGACGATGATATCCAGTGAGACGCCCTCCGGCAGTGCGTGTGGTCGCGCCCGCGTCACCTAGGGGTGTGGCCGATCTGCTCAGAGGACAGTTTCAGGTGGTTCTAAGGAACGGGTGGACGTTATGTGAAATTAGGAGACGGTTGACCAAGAAAGAGGGTGGTTTTAACCATCCGCGTGAGGCCCGCTGATCTCTAAATGTGACCGACTTTTgcccttcaattaaaaaaaacagctgcCGTCGTTTGCAGGGTCGTTTTCGTTCTTGCAGTTTCCAGCGAATGTTACAATCCCCAAAAGTCTCTGCGAGCGCGCGTGTGGGCGCAGGTGTGTGTCGGCAAGCCGACTGAAACACGCTCGTCCGCTTAGACGCCCTTCGTGGGAGCGGGTGAGCGTGATGGCTCCCAGCCTGCCCGGTGGCATCCGTGGCGGAAGGGTACGCGATGCGGGGcgcgcccgccccccccccccccccccccccNNNNNNNNNNNNNNNNNNNNNNNNNNNNNNNNNNNNNNNNNNNNNNNNNNNNNNNNNNNNNNNNNNNNNNNNNNNNNNNNNNNNNNNNNNNNNNNNNNNNGCAGGGGGTGCCTGgcacatccccccctccccccgccacggGGCCTCCTGCCCCCGCCTTGGCACCAGAGCTGCCGCCGTCCCCAGACCCGAGGCTCCGGGTTCGGGACGAGTGGATGACGGCCCCGGAGGAGCTGCCTCCTACGCGAGACATGCGTCCGTCTGTCCGTTTTAAGGGACCGTGACACCCGAGGGGCAGAAGAGGGTTTTTAACTTTCTCCCCGGGTCAGCTCGCCACAGATCGCGGCTGTGAAAGTCAAGACTCCTGTTCCAGCGAGGACTGTCTCCTTGACGGGGAGGCGTCCAGGCCGCGGGACTAAGCAGTGGCGAGGCGGGGCGCCTGCCGACCTCCACCCGGAGAGCGCGCCGAGCGGCGTTACCCGGGGGCCTGTTGGTGGGGGAAGTTTCCACCGAAGACACGTGAAGTTCCGAGCCGGAGGAggtttcctgggggggggggggggtcctggggggggggtTTCCGCGGGGGGGGggtttctgggggggggggggggtttcctgGGGGAAGAGGTTTTCTCGGGGGGAGGTTTCCTCGGGAATGCCGTGCGGCTTTCCCTTCGTGCTCCTGCCCTGGGAGGGCGCTGCAGCCCAGTCGTCCAGCAGGCTCCACGGGGCCGAAAGGGGGGCGGGGTCACAGCCCAGTGTCCCTGAAGAGAAGGGACAGACGCGGTCTGCTGTGTCGGAAGCTTCAGAGGAAGGGGCCGTGTCTGTGTCAGAGGCTCAACGACAAGCTTCCCCCGCCCCGGCGGGCGGGCCGCAGGCCGTGCTTCCAGAGCGGTTTCCCCGAGCTGTGCTCTCCGCTTAACTACGAGCAGTTTTTACCGTGTCCCGAGCGGGTTCTGTGGGGAACAACCAGGTGTGCGGGTGAATTCTTTCGTGATCAAGTGGTTCCCCTGCGGCCTCCGTTGAGGTTGATGAGAGTCCCGCCAGGCTTGTCCCGCATCCGGTCGGGGCTGCCACTCGGATCGCGGCGGCCCCACGTTGACCCCTGGGTCGCAGGTCGCCGAGGAGCCGTCGCCCTGCCCAGCCAACCCGCTTCTCTTAGGCCTCCGTTCTTCGTGGCACACGAGGCCCCTGGTCACTGAGGCGCCTCCTGGTTCTTGGGTCTCTGCTCTTCAGCAGGAGGGGGTGGCCCCCACCACGGGCTCCGGGGACCCCACGAGGCTGGTCTAGTCCAAGCAGCGCTGTGAACGGTGatccccgtgtgtgtgtgtgtgtgtgtgtgtgtgtgttgcactGTTAGGCCTGCTTAAGCGTTTAAGCTGTAGACCACCCTTTCCCTTCACAGAATCTTGGCAGCCTCCCTCGCACCATGAGGCCAAGAGACAGCTCTCCcaccttttccctccctcctctcctgcacCTTGGCCGCCCCCTGGGGGAGCGGGAAATACCGTAGGAGGCAGACCGCACCTTCTGCTCATTTACGTACTTGTGCTGACCCCTCTGGCCACACTCTTGCCATCATCACTCATACATTTTTATCACCGGTGACCATCTCTGCCACGTTTCGAAAGCCCACTGTGTGGCCACACGGTTGATCACAGGCCCAGCTGCCAGGAAGTCGTGGAGCGTGGAGGGCGAGCACAGCTCAGCGGTATAGCCGCTGGGAGAACTGGCGGGGGGCGAGGGAGACTTCTGGGAGCTTGGGCAAGACTCCTCAGGGGAGCAGGACGCCTCGCTGGAGCCCGTGAGAGCAGAAGCAGGGCTTTACCGGCTGGAAGGGCAGGTGAGCTAAGGACAGCTGGCCCCGGGCTCGGGGACCCCGGGCTCGGGCACCTCccaccttcctctgccctccagctGCTCTGGCCACGGGGAGACACGGCTCTGATGGGCTGGCGCCACCTGTCCCACCATCACCCTTCTGGGGTTGTGTCCCCGAGAAGGCCTCTGATTGACCCTCCATCCATCCTGCCCCCTGGCCTGTCGGTGGCAGCCGGGCTTCCACTGTGAAAGGAGGTGGCAGCGCCCCTGCTGaccccctggggtggggggagcacctTTCTACGAGGGGAAGGCGTCCAAGGGATGCCCACCTTGGTGGCCGTGGTGGGCTCTTGGGAGAACGTTCTGCTAACGTGCCCTCTCTGGGGACCCTGCGATCCTGAGCTCCCCGCTTCTTGGACGTGAGAACACGTGTCCATACCCTGTGACCGGCCACGAGGACGTGGGGCCGGGAGGCAGTTGTAGAGCAAAACTGTCCGACTGCCCAGCTGCTTGAGCACTTCTGTCAGGGCCTCTGAAGgagccccttcccttccctgccctcggCCTCTGCCTTCTGGCCTCATGCCGGCCTTCACCCTGGCCGTCCGTCGGAGCAGGGACCGGCTGGTGGCCCTTGTCGGGACTCCAAATTCTCGCACAAACGCCAAGCGGCTGGGCCAGGTGTGCCGCCAAACAagtcacactttttaaaaagcaacgtTAGTGATCTTGGAACTCTCGCTGCTGTGAATTCTGCCCGGGGCCAGAATGAGAAAGTGCTGAGTTGGGGTGCTCGGCTGAAAGGCCCTCTGTTTCCCAAGAAGCTAAGATAGGCCCCAGGCATCCGGCCTCTCAGGACCCCAGGAGTCCTGGAAGTGAGGCCTCGGCCAAGGGCGAAGACCACTGGATCCCCCACACCCTCTGCCTCCTCCGCGCCCCTCCCCCGGGGGGAGGCACAAGGAGAGGCCACAGCTTCTCCACGGGCACCTCCACAGGGTCCTCACACGTCCCCCTCCAGCACAGGCCAGCAGGGGGCGTCAGCCGTGGGTGCCTGTGCTGTGTGAATTATCGTCACCCCTGACGAGTCTGAAAATAAAGTGTGACTCTGATGGCTTTTGTCACCAATGTGTAATTCTGGAGAGGCTCCATGGGATGGCAGGTGCCCTGCGGTCAAGGATGataatggggtgggggggcaagtCACCTGACCTGCAGGGTGACCATGCACTAGAGGGACAGCTTGTCCCTTTGTCCCTGTAATCAAGCCGAGTGTCTgccacacagtaggtgctcaataaatgtctgttaaatgtaaacaaatggcatctgttttccacggtggctgcaccagttcgcatcCCCAGCAGCCGTGAGCGAGGCTCCCTGTTGACGTCCTCGCCGGCACCCGGCGCCCGTCGTTTCTCGTCTTTTTGAGTCTAGCCATTCTGAAGGGTGGGAGGTGgcatctcatcgtggttttgatttacgTTTCCCTGGTGACGAGTGATGTCGAGACACTTTTCACGTGTCTCTCGGCCATCTGAGcatcttctttggacaaatgtgtgTGCATTCTTCAGTCACCTTGTTGGCATTTTTGGTGTTGAGTCGCacgagttctttacatattttggatgttaatccCTCGTCGGATGTGTCGTTTGCAGAGCCTCCCCCATTCAGTAGTTCGCCCTTTTCAATTTGTGGATAGTGTCCTCCACTGTGCAAACGCTTTTTCTTTCGACGTAGTCCCGgtagtttattttcacttttactccctgtgcctcaggagacacatctagaaaaagaGTTGCTGGGTCTGATGGAGAAATCACTGCCTGTGCTCCCTTCTAGGAGGTGTTTGGTTTCAGGCCTTGGACAGGAGGGACAAGTAGCCGAGCAGCTGTGCGGACAGAGGCAGCCACGGGTCTCCCCGGCCCGAGGCTTCCCAAGAGGTGGGGTCCTCCCCCCGCCGCACACAACGCCTATACCTGGGGTCCCAGGGCACCGTGGGATCAGAGCACTTGCAGGGGGCACGGCCCCCAGGGGACAGGGAAccgggagggggaggcagagaggggcagacagggtgGTGGTTACCGGGGTCCCTGGAGCTGCTTCTGCCCTGGTGGTCCCGGGACGACGGAAATCCCCGGGTGGCTGAGCCCGTGAAGGGGGGCGCTGAGAGGAGTCGGGGAGCGAGCTCGCGTTACCCCCAGAACGGCCCCCTGCACGCGTGGCTGGGCCAGCGCCGTGCG encodes the following:
- the COPS9 gene encoding COP9 signalosome complex subunit 9, yielding MKPAVDEMFPEGAGPYVDLDEAGGSTGLLMDLAANEKAVHADFFNDFEDLFDDDDIQ
- the OTOS gene encoding otospiralin, which encodes MKACLVQGVALCLLLGPLAGAKPVQEEGDPYAEPPAMPYWPFSTSDFWNYVQYFQTLGAYPQLEDLARTFFAHFPLGTTLGFHVPYQQD